A genome region from Fusobacterium simiae includes the following:
- a CDS encoding carbon starvation CstA family protein has protein sequence MYSFIGSIIALVLGYLIYGKIVEGIFVIDPSRVTPAKRLADGVDYMEMSWPKAFLIQFLNIAGTGPIFGAVAGALWGPAAFIWIVFGCIFAGSVHDFLIGMMSLRKDGASVSEIVGENLGMTAKQIMRVFSVILLLLVGVVFIMSPAQILTNITGVNYTVWLAVIIIYYLCATVLPIDTIIGKIYPIFGLSLLIMALGIGGGLIITNANIPELAFVNMNPTGRSVFPYLCITIACGAISGFHATQSPMMARCLKTEKDGRKVFYGAMISEGIIALIWAAAAMSFFGGIPQLAEAGTAAVVVNKISVGILGKVGGVLALLGVVACPITSGDTAFRSARLTIADSLKYKQGPIANRFIIAIPLFVVGIILCFTPFDVIWRYFGWANQTLATIALWAAVKYLANRGKNYWIALVPAMFMTVVVTSYILAAPEGFVRFFGDKDIKVIEHIAIAVGCVVSLGCTAAFFISNKKANLITE, from the coding sequence ATGTATAGTTTTATAGGTTCAATTATAGCATTGGTACTAGGATATTTAATTTATGGAAAAATTGTTGAAGGTATTTTTGTTATAGACCCTTCAAGAGTTACTCCTGCAAAAAGATTAGCTGATGGTGTTGACTATATGGAAATGAGTTGGCCTAAAGCATTTCTTATTCAATTTCTTAATATAGCTGGTACAGGTCCAATATTTGGAGCGGTTGCAGGGGCATTATGGGGTCCAGCTGCATTTATTTGGATAGTATTTGGTTGTATTTTTGCAGGTTCAGTTCATGATTTTTTAATAGGAATGATGTCTTTAAGAAAAGATGGAGCATCTGTTTCTGAAATAGTTGGAGAAAATTTAGGTATGACTGCAAAACAAATAATGAGAGTTTTCTCTGTTATACTTTTATTATTAGTTGGTGTTGTATTTATAATGAGTCCAGCTCAAATTTTAACTAATATAACAGGTGTTAATTATACTGTTTGGTTAGCAGTTATCATAATTTATTATCTTTGTGCAACTGTATTACCAATTGATACAATTATTGGTAAGATTTATCCAATATTTGGTTTATCACTTTTAATAATGGCACTTGGTATAGGTGGAGGATTAATAATAACAAATGCTAATATACCTGAATTAGCTTTTGTAAATATGAATCCAACAGGAAGATCAGTTTTTCCTTATCTATGCATAACAATAGCTTGTGGAGCAATCAGTGGTTTCCATGCTACTCAATCACCTATGATGGCTAGATGTTTAAAAACAGAAAAAGATGGTAGAAAGGTTTTTTATGGTGCAATGATATCTGAAGGAATTATAGCTCTTATCTGGGCTGCTGCTGCAATGTCATTCTTTGGTGGAATACCTCAACTTGCTGAAGCAGGAACTGCTGCCGTTGTTGTTAATAAAATATCTGTTGGAATTTTAGGAAAAGTTGGTGGTGTTTTAGCATTATTAGGAGTTGTTGCTTGCCCTATAACTTCTGGAGATACTGCATTTAGAAGTGCAAGACTTACAATTGCTGATTCTTTAAAATATAAACAAGGTCCTATTGCAAATAGATTTATAATTGCTATTCCTTTATTTGTTGTTGGGATTATATTATGTTTTACACCATTTGATGTTATCTGGAGATATTTTGGTTGGGCAAACCAAACTCTTGCTACAATAGCTTTATGGGCAGCAGTTAAATATTTAGCAAACAGAGGAAAGAATTACTGGATAGCTTTAGTACCTGCGATGTTTATGACAGTTGTTGTAACTTCTTATATACTTGCAGCACCAGAAGGATTTGTAAGATTCTTTGGAGATAAAGATATAAAAGTAATAGAACATATTGCAATAGCTGTTGGTTGTGTTGTGTCTTTAGGATGTACAGCTGCATTCTTTATATCAAATAAAAAAGCTAATTTAATTACTGAATAA
- the relB gene encoding type II toxin-antitoxin system RelB family antitoxin → MSTTATLRLTDEEKMILQNYAESKGKTFTQFIKEIAFDYIEQEIGLEVYKKYLERKEKGTLRTYSHEEVKKELGL, encoded by the coding sequence ATGTCAACAACAGCAACTTTAAGGTTAACCGATGAAGAAAAAATGATTTTACAAAATTATGCAGAAAGTAAAGGAAAAACTTTTACACAATTTATTAAAGAAATTGCTTTTGATTATATTGAACAGGAAATTGGCTTAGAAGTATATAAAAAGTATTTAGAAAGAAAAGAAAAAGGAACTTTAAGAACATATTCTCATGAAGAAGTAAAAAAGGAA